aaaatcacatcacTAGGTAAATGTTTGAGTTCTAAACTGGATGgcaggagctgggcatggtggctcacacctgtattcccagtactttgggaggctgaggcgggaggatcatctgaggtcaagagatcgagaccagcctggccaacatggtgaaaccctgtctctactaaaaatacaaaaaatagcggggcgtggtggcaggtgcctgtaatcccagctactcaggaggctgaggcagcagaactgcttgtaccgggaggcagaggttgcagtgaacagtgattacgccactgcactccagcctgggtgagagagtgagactctgtctcaaaaaataaaataaataataaataaactatatggcaggccaggcgtggtggctcatgcctgtaatcccagtactttgggaggccgaggtgggcaaatcacctgagcgcaggagttcaagactagcctgggcaacggtgaaaccctgtatctaccgaaaatataaaaattaggctgggcacggtggctgacgcctgtaattccagcactttgggaggtcgaggcgggcggatcacgaggttaggagactgagaccatcctggctaatgtggtgaaaccctgtctctactaaaaatacaaaaaaaattagccgagtgtggtggcaagcacttgtagtcccagctactcgggaggctgaggcaggagaatcgcttgaacctgggaggtggaggttggagtgagtgtagatcacgtcactgcactccagcctgggcaacaaagcgaaaccgcatcaaacaaacaaacaaaaatacctggATGGAAATCGCATCCCTGCCCTGTAATTTCAAAGAAGGGAAGATCAAAGAGAAGTCTGCGGTGTAGAGGAAATCCCCTTGGACCTGGGATCTGGTCCAGACCAGGCACCGCCCTGCCTGGGAGGCCAAGAGTCGCAGTGTGTGCACAAGAAATGGTGGGGGATTTTCTATTCTGGGATGAGGGAGAACTGTTGGCAGTGCTCTacgtttttttttgagacagggtctggctctgtcgcccaggctggagtgcagtggtgcaatctcggctcactgcaacctccacctcctaggctcaagccatcctcccacctcagcctcccaagtagctgggactacaggcatatgccaccatgcccagctaattcttgtagttttttgtagagatggggtttcgctatgttgactagactggtctgaactcctgagctcaggtgatctgcccacctcggcctcccaaagtgctgggattacaggtgtgagccactgcccccaatctacacctttttttttttttgattgattgattcatgtGATTTATTGAAACACTCTACTTTTTCATAGTTAAAATTGTTTATAGGCCATGCGCAGTAGCTTattcctctaatcccagcacgttgggaggctgaggagggaggatggcttgaggccagagtttgagaccagcatgggcaatatagtgagaccccatctctataaaaaaaatttaaaaattatctgggggtagtggctcatgcctatagtcctagctactcaggacgctgaggcagaaggatcacttgagcctgggagttcgaggttgcagtgagctgtgattgcgccactgccctctagcccgggtgacagagtaagacgctgtctcaagaaataaataaataaaaaaaattgtttatagttACTATTATTTCATTAGTTGTACTAACTGATACCCTCCTTTTGTGCACGatttttcaaaatagtatttccttttttctggcAGGATATAGACACAATACTGCATATACTCATTTGAAAGTACAAAATTCTGTTACTTGTCTTttcccttcactttttttttttttaagacagtcccggccgggcgcggtggctcacgcctgtaatcccagcactttgggaggccaaggcgggtggatcacgaggtcaggagattgagaccatcctggctaacatggtgaaaccctgtctctactaaaaatacaaaaaattagccgggtgtggtggcgggcgtctgtagtcccagctactcaggaggctgacgcaggagaatggcgtgaacccaggaggcagagcttgcagtgaacacagattgcaccactgcactccagtctgggtgacagagcgagactccatcagagcgagacaaaaaaaaaaaaaaaaaaaagaaaaaaaaaagacagtctcgctctgtcacccaggctggagtgcagtggcacaatctcggctcactgcaacctctgcctcccgggttcaagtgattctcatgcctcagcctctcgagtagctgagactccaggtgtgccccaccttgcctggctactttttaaattttttgtagggtcttgctatgttgccaggctgctctcaaactcctcctgcctcagcttccgaagtgcagggattacaggtatgtcccactgcacccaaccaatcTTGTCATTCCTTTTTggttttatgagacagggtctcaccctgtcacccaggctggagtgcagtggcacagtcatggctcactgcagccttgaacttctgggctcaagtgattatcctgcctcagcctcctgcgtagccaggatgacaggtgcacaccacaatccctgaataattttgtagagacggagttttgccacgttgctcagctggtcttgaacctctgtgcttaagcaatcctcccgcctcggcctccgaaagtgctgggatcacaggtgtgagccaccgctcctggctgattttgtcaTTTCTTGAAAATGAGATTGGGAGCTCTGAGAAAactcttcattttacttttatgtatttCTCACTAAGCTAGGCCAATGTTCATTGCTTAGCCAACCCCAACACTGGTTATAAATTATCTAAACTAACAATTCAAAAGcagccagtgcggtggctcatgcctgtaatcctagcactttgggaggctgaggtgggtggatcacctgaggtcaggagttcaagaccagcctggccaacatggcaaaaccccgtctctactaaaaatacaaaaaattagctgggcatggtggcaggcacctgtaatcccagctacttgggaggctgaggcaagagaattgtttgaacctgggaggcggaggttgcagtgagctgagatcgcaccacggcactccagcctgggtgacagagtgagactctgtcaaaaaaagaaaagattcaaaagctgggcacggtggctcatgcctgtaatcccagcactttggaaggccaagtcaggcagatcacctgaggttgggagttcgagaccagcctggctagaacctttttcttttttgagatggagtcttgctccatcatgcccaggctggagtgcagtggcacgatctcggctcactgcaacctcctgcctcctgggttcaagcgattctcctgcctcagcctcccaagtagctgggattataggcgcctgctaccacacccggataatttttgtattttcagtagagacggggctgatctcaaactccagtttggtctcaaactcctgaccataggtgatccacctgtctctgcctcccaaagtgctgggattacaggcaagagtcaccttcacacccagccaaaaaggtTCTCAAacctttttggccaggctggtctcaaactcctgaccacaggtgattctcctgtctctgcctctcaaagtgctgggattacaggcaagagtcacCTTCGCATCCAGCCAAAAAGGTTCCTTTTAACTctttttcattcatcattcacAAAGactatcatttttttatttttattttttagacaatcCCTACTTTTAGATCTCAGGAAACTAGGTGGTAAAAACTTCACATatgttttgagatgcagtcttgttctgttacctaggctggaatacagtgatgcgatcttggctcactgcaacctccacctcctgggtttgagtgattctcatgcctcagcctcctgagtagctgcaatgataggcacccatcaccacttccagctaatttttttgtattttttgtagatatggggtttcaccatgttgcccaggcaggtctcaaactcctggcctcaggtgatccgcccgccttggcctctcaaagtgctgggattacaggtgtgagccactgcgctcggctacACTATATTTTTGGCGTAGTTTTCCTTATGTTAGAATAACATGATAAAGGCTAAGCCCTACGTGAAATGGACACATTTGATATTACGACACCTGCTATATAGCATTTGTTTCCTgcattgattttaaaatgcttagaaataaaaTCCCCAGCCGGGCATGTTGggttacacctataatcccagcactctggcaggcaaaggtgggaggatcacttgagccaggagttcaaaattagcctgggcaacatagtgagacctcatctctacaaaaaataaacaaaattagataggtgtggtggcatgcgccggcagtcccagctactcaggaggctgagatgggaagatcgcttgagtctgggaggtcgaggctgcagtgagctgagatcgtgccactgcactccagcctgggtgacagagcaagactccgtctcaaaaaataaataaaaccagggctgggcgtggtggctcgtgcctgtaatcccagcactttgggaggccacggcgggcagatcacaaggtcaggagttcgagaccagcctggccaatatggtgaaacaccgtctctactaaaaatacaaaaattagccaggcgtggtggtgtgcacttgtagtcctagctacttgagaggctgaggcagaagaatcgcttgaacccgggaagcggagggtgcagtgagccaagatcatgccactgcactccagcctgggtgacagagcgagactccgtctcaaaaaaaaataaaaataaaaaaaaaaataagaaagtaaataaaacctCTGCTAGTCTCAGAAAATGACGTTAGTTCAGAGGAATAAAATGCTGTGGTGGTGTGGGatgcagtggcgcacacctgtaatcccagctacccaggaggctgaggtgggagaatcgtttgagcccagaagttcagggCTGTGATAAGCtacgatcgcaccactgaactccggcctgggtgacagagtgagactctttctaaaACAACCAAAACCAAACATAATATTTGACGTCACAGggctgttatgaggattaaatgaggtaacataTGAGGAACtagtatataaagtataaaatgatGTTAAAATCTCGGTTATGAGTTGTTGATGGTATTATTTGGGGAAATGAAATCAACTTATTGAGCACACACCTAGGCTAAAAGGTGGTGCCCATGCTACAGGGATAAGGCGttgttaaaagttttaaaaggttTTTAGTTCCTTATTCATAACTTTTCTTGGGTTTGCACAAAGTCAGTTGACATAACAAGACtgaatttgattttattatttcgtTTTTATCTTGTAATGAGAGTTGTTTTTGTTTAACTCCTGTTTTAAATCTTATGTAGTTCTAAAtcagctgtttttattttattttatttatttattttgtagagatggggtcttactatgttgcccaggctggtctcaaactcctgtgctcaagcgatcttcctacctcagcctcccaaagtgctgggattataggacaAATCAACTGTCTAAAACAAAAGTACGGTCGGGCgctgtacaaaaattagccaggcgtggtgatgagcacctgtaatcccagctacttgggaggctgaggcaggagaatcacttgaacccaggtggcagaggttgcagtgagccgagattgagccactgcactccagcaggagcaacagagtgagaccctgtctaaaaaaaaaaaaaaaaaaaaaaaaaaaaaatcactcagtcACTCCTTGATATAACTGGAGATCTGAGATAATATAACAGCTGTGGCACCACCATGGACCAGAGAGGGGATAGGAGGCTTCCCCAAGGGCAGCTGTAGTTCAGTAATCTGTTAACAAAAGTCTCCCTTCTAaagtctctgtctttttttttctaaagacagtctcgctctgtcacccaggctgtaagtgcagtggcacgatcttggcgcactgcaacctccgcctcccagcttcaagtgattctcctgcctcagcctcccaagtagctgggactacaggcatgtgccaccatgcccagctaatttttcttttttctttttttttttttttttagcagagttggggcttcaccacattggccagggtggtctcgaactcctgacctcaagtgatcctcccgcctcaggctcccaaagtgctgggattacaggcatgagccaccatgcccagccaaaagtcTCCTTCTTGAGTCTAAATTGCTTCAAATGCATAGAAGCTCCcataaaattgaaatataacaTATAGCAAAGTCACAGGGGCTATGTAGGAATTAATGTTTCATGAAATGCAGACATTTATGTACAGACAGGTGATGTTATAGATAATAAAGCTAAGACAGGTGATGATCTAAGTCTATTTTGCTGAGCAAAGGGTACCAAACGGCAAAAGACATCAATTCAGAGAACCATTCATCTCAATATTTAACTCTGATGTGACTGTTCAAGTTGCATTCCAAAAGACATTACCCAGAATACTGAATAATGGAACTGCTAAGAAAGGGAACATGTTACCGTTAACATCTTACTGTTAAAGTAGAATTTCAGCCTATTGGCAAATACATTGGTTGCTGGGATATTGAGCTTTGAAGCAACATGCTCTACAATACTCCTAAAGTCACCAGATATTAGGAAAACCTGAACATTTCACTCCTGTAGGCGACTTACCAGCTCcctgcaaaataaaatacaaaataccaaacactgagtaatacaaaaggaaaaaaaaaaaaaaacgaaacatGAAGAGGGaaataagatatattttcttctcctgaATGCATTTGCCTGAGGTATATTTGACAAGGTATACTGCCTGGGGtgttaatgttttatatatgtttttctctttattttttgagacagagtttcactcttgtcacccaggctggagtgcaaggctgcgatctcggctcactgcaacctccacctctcgggttcaagcgattctcctgcctcagcctcctgagtattacaggctcgtgccacaatgcccggctaattttttttttttgagatggaatcttgctctgttgccctagctggagtgcactggcgtgatctcggctcacagcaacctctgcctcccaggttccagtgattttcctccctcagcctcccacgtagctgggattacaggcgcctatcaccatgcccagctactttttttgtatttttagtagagactgggtttcagcatgttggccaggctggtctcgaactcctgacctcaggtgatccacccatcttggcttcccaaagtgctgggattacagatgtgagctaccgtgcctggcttaatttttgtatttttagtagagacggggtttcatcatgttggttaggctggtctcgaactcctgacctggtgatccatccacttcgacctcccaaagtgttgggattacaggtgtgagccaccatgcccagccttatatGTGTTTTTCTAAATGTACTTAGAAATCAATGGGTAGGGCTTGGCTGCTTTAAGAAACCGTTCCAGAACTCTACTCTGCCCATGGACCCAGAAAAACACAAGATGAGGACAAACAAGGAAAGCTTAGGTTTTCcctggagaaagaggaaaggtaGAAACAGACAGGACCAGACAACTGGCCAGACAAGACCACGCATAAGTGCCAAAATAACCACACAGCCCATGTCtttaattccagcagtttgggaggccaaggtagaaaatcacttgaggccaggagcttgagaagagcctgggcaacatagcaagattccatctctacaagaagatTCTTAaaggctgggtatagtggctcaaacctataattccaacactttgggaggctgagttgcgAAAATTGGTCACTTaagcccacaagttcaagaccagcctgggcaacgtagtgagatgctgtgtctataaaaaaattttttttaaaaaaattaggcacgatgggccgggtgcggtggctcccgcctgtaatcccagcactttgagaggctgaggcaggtggatcacaaggtcaggagattgagaccatcctggctaacagggtgaaaccccgtctctactaaaaatacaaaaaattagtcgggtgtggtggcaggcgcctgtagtcccagctactcgggaggctgagggaagagaatggcgtgaacccaggaggtggagcttgcagtgagccgagatggcaccactgcactccagcctgggcaacagagcgagactctgtctcaaaaaaaaaaaaaaaaaaaaaaaaaaaaaaaaaaaaaaggcatggtggcctatgtctgtagtcccagctacttaggaagcagaggcaggaggatcccttgagcccagaagattgatgctgcagtgagctgtgttcatgccactgcactccagcctgggtgacaaagcaagactttcagaaaaaaaaaaaaaattcttttaattagctgggcatggtggcatgcacctgccgTCCCTACTActaaggaggctaaggtgggagggccacttgaccccaggagttcgaggctgcagtgggccatgattgtaccactgtactccaacctgggcaacagaatgagactctgactctaaaaaaaataataataggccaggtgcggtggctcacacctgtaatctcaacacgttgggaggccgaggcaggcggatcacctgagatgaagagttcgagaccagcctggccaacatggtgaaacccatctctactaaaaatacaaaaattagccaggtgtggtggccggcgcctgtaatcgcagctactcctgaggctgaggcaggagaatcacgtgaacctgggaggcagaagttgcagtgagctgagattgcaccactgcactccagcctgggcaacagagtgagactttgtctcaaaaaaataaatacataaaattttgccaggcgcagtggctcacgcctgtgatcccagcactctgggagtcccaggcgggcagaccacctgaggtcaggagttcgagaccagcctaaccaacatggtgaaatcctgtctctactaaaaatacaaaaactagcctggcatggtgggtgcctgaaatcccaactactcaggaggctgaggcaggagaatcacttgaacccaggaggcagaagttgcagtgagccgagatcgtaccattgcactccagtctgggcaacagagcaagactctgcctcaataaataaataaataaataaataaataaataaataaataaatcttttttaaaataatgaaattaaaaaataaaaatgaaaataaataaaccaccCAGAGGGCTCTCTAAAGCAATCGCTAGATGCTCTCAGGAGGACTTGCCCCCCAACACTGGTGCTGAAATACACCTGGAGCAGCGGCTCCTCTTACCTTATGCTGGGGGTCAGGTGTGGGGGGTGCTCTGCTATGAGTCTCTCTGCACCTGCTCCCTGGAGGCTGGATTGGGGCTAAGTGCTCCGTgacagcagctttgaaagacaCTGCCCCGCCCATGGCTCGCCATGTCCTAGGAGGGACACCCAACAGTCAGGCCAGCCAGGTCCAATGTCCTCGAGGTTAACATGCCTTACTGCCCCGGGTCTACACAACATCCACCAAAAGGAAGATGCTAACAAGAGCCCCACTATGGAACAGACAGGCTTTGCTGCTATGAGAGCAAGGCCTTGGAATAAACTTTTGAAGGTTTGCTTGAAAATAACATTaacaagctgggtgcagtgactcatgcctataatgccaaaactttgggaagctgaggtgggcagctcatctgaagccaggagttcgagaccagcctggccaacatgacaaaaccccatctctactaaaaaaatgcaaaaattagccaggtgtggtggtgcctgcctgtaatcccagctacttgggaagctgaggcagcagaattgctggaacctgggagggggaggttgcagtgagccgagatcatgccacggcaccccagcctagacgacagagactccatctcaaaaaaaataaataaataaataaataaaagttacacAGCCTATTCATAGGTAGTTTTCTTGAAAGCCGTGAGCTGTCATAAATCAAGAAAGAGACTAAAGGCTAAACGTTCTTCCATGAAAGGgagttgaaaataaaatggtggctgggtgtggtggctcatgcctgtaatcccagcactttgggaggccgaggcggacagatcacgaggtcaggagttcaagaccaggctggccaacatggtgaaacaccatctctactaaaaatacaaaaattagccgggtgtggtggtgcatgcctgtagtttcagctactcaggaggtggaggcaggagaattgcttgaacccaggaggcggaggttgcagtgagctgagattgcaccattgcactccagcctggtgacagagcgagactccgtcctgaaaaaaaaaaaaaagaaaatgacatggtGCATGACTGGGGGACTGGGGCTGCAGAGGGTGGTGCTCAGCTGCAGGGCGGGAggtgggagggcaggagggagggagggagagaggggctcTGACCCAGGATCCACCAAGAGACTCTGAACCTTTCCAGGGAACCACTAAGGCCACACTTTCAACCATGACACAAAGCCACTGGACACTTGAGCCCTGCCCCCTAGGCCATCTTCTTTGGTTAGTGATGGTCATCATTCCCCTAATCAAGCTAAGAACATGTCTTATCCATATTTTTttgccataaatatttatataaacgAATGAATATATCAAATTCAACTCTAAGGGGTGAAAGAAAAAGCCTAGTGCTCATGTTCCATAGCCAGGGTCTAGCACTTCATCCAAAACAGCCACTCTTTAGAAATTCTTTATCAtttcatggccgggcatggtggctcacgcctgtaatcccagcactttgggaggctgaggtgggtggatcacgaggtcaggagtttgagaccagcctgaccaacatggtgaaactccatctctactaaaaataaaaaaattagccggatgtggttgcacacgcctgtaatcccagctactcaggaggctgaggcaggataatcgcttgaacctgggaggtggaggttgcagtgagccaagattgtgccactgcactccagtctgggcaatagagtgagactccgtctcaaaaaaaaaaaaaaagaaattctttatcATTTCATAAAGTGAATAACTGCTATCCCTACATTTCTGACACCGCGTCCTCTACACCACAGATTTTGGCTAGCTCGCCGATTCCTTCTTCTCTGATGACCGTGCTGTCAACATCAAAACACACTGCATCTGCTGAGTAGAACAGCTTCCTCAGCTCTGAGCGGGAGACCATCGTTGGAAGAATTTTCCtcctacaagaaaaaaagataaatgtattttagacatcaaataaaattatgaaaagatcCCACCCTTGCCTACTAAGCCAATCTAATTTGTGTCAAAGTCGGTGCAGGCCACATAAGAGTGTATTCATGAAttcaatcatttttcttttccttttcctttctttttttcacttcccACACTAcactaatttcttctttttttttttttttttttagatggagtcttactctgttgcccaggctggagggtagtggcacgaacttggcttactgcaacctccacctcctgggttctagtgattctcgtgcctcagcctcctgagtagctgggattacaggcacgtgccaccatacccagctaattgttttttttattttttatttttattagagacagggtttcaccatgttggccaggctggtcttgaactcctgacctcaggtgatctgcccacctcggcctcccaaagtgctgggattacaggtgtgagccactgcgcctggctgttaccaacttttaaatatatttgatgttgaggctgggggtggtgggtcacgcctgtaatcccagcactttgcgaggccaagtcgggcagatcacctgaggtcaggagtttgagaccagcctggacgacacggtgaaatctactaaaaaaaaaaaaaaaaaaaattagttgggcgtggtggtgagcgccgtaatcccagctacccaggaggctgaggcaggagaattgctggaacctgggaggcagaggctgcaatgagccgagattgcgccactgcactccagcctgcgagacaaagcaagactctgtctcaaaaagaaaaaaaatatatatataatccattcATTATATTCTGGGAATGAACAGAGCCTCCACATCAAATTGAGTGGTGATTTATTAAAGGGAAGCCAAGGCCAGGCaccgtgactcacgcctgtaatctcagcactttgggaggctgaggagggtgggtcacctgaggtcaggagtccaagaccagcctggtcaacatggtgaaaccccatctctactaaaagtacaaaaaattagctgggcttggtggcaggcacctgtaattccagctacttgggagcctgaggcaggagaattgcctgaacctgggaggtggaggttgcagtgagccgagatcgtgccattgcactccagcctgggcaacaaaagtgcaactccatctcaaaaaaaattaaaataaataaataaagggaagcCACACGGAGGGGTGGAGAGGGAATACCAGCAACAGATGGGCCTGGGTGATAATTGAAGCTCTACCTTTTACAGTGATTGGGCAAATTACTCAACCCTCCGAGATTGACTTTTCTATGTAAAGTAGCTGTTCCTGTGAATGGCTTAAGGGGAGTGGAAACAAAGGTCATCAGAGTTGATGTAtgattcaactcagagttgaggATGAAAAGTGGGAATAATGGCGCCTGCCTGTACCCTGGTACAGATAgaatgtttatttacttatttgtggagacagggtcttgctctgttgcccacgctggagtgcagtggcacgatcatggctcactgcaggcttgaattcctgggcgtggtggcaagcacctgtagtctcagctactcgggagactgaggcaggagaatcgcttgaacccaggaggcggaggctgcagtgagccgagatcacgccactgtattccagcctggcgacaaagcgagattctgtctcaggaaaaaaaaaaaaattaaactaaaaagttgtAGTATCTAAAATGAGCAAAATCATTCggcgtggtggatcacacctgtaatcccagcactttgggatgctgaggtgggtggaccatctgaagtcagagtttgagaccagcctgcagtgagctgagattgcaccactgcactccagcctgggagacagagtgagactccatttcaaaaaaagaattagccaagcatggtagcatgcacccgtagtcctagctactggggaggctgactgggaaggattccttgagcccggaggtcaaggctgcagtgagccatgatttcactgcctcactccagcctgggcaacaaagcaagaccctgtctcaataaagaaaaaaaagaaacacacaaaaccaaaaaacaaaacagaacagaacagcatCATTTCCTTATCATTAGTTTGAAGAAAGTGAATTGCCTGTAaaagtttccattttcaaaaaaagcattaaaatatagtgcaaggccaggcacgatggctcatcc
This DNA window, taken from Pongo pygmaeus isolate AG05252 chromosome 6, NHGRI_mPonPyg2-v2.0_pri, whole genome shotgun sequence, encodes the following:
- the LOC129040765 gene encoding phosphoserine phosphatase-like isoform X2, giving the protein MASASCSPGGALASPEPGRKILPTMVSRSELRKLFYSADAVCFDVDSTVIREEGIGELAKICGVEDAVSEMTWRAMGGAVSFKAAVTEHLAPIQPPGSRCRETHSRAPPTPDPQHKDAFIGFGGNVIRQQVKDNAKWYITDFVELLGELEE
- the LOC129040765 gene encoding phosphoserine phosphatase-like isoform X1; translated protein: MASASCSPGGALASPEPGRKILPTMVSRSELRKLFYSADAVCFDVDSTVIREEGIGELAKICGVEDAVSEMTWRAMGGAVSFKAAVTEHLAPIQPPGSRCRETHSRAPPTPDPQHKAFVLVIRGQGPHLTLQKPRHCPAEWVPSSGACTDAGECSEGQEEARR